A window of Polaromonas hydrogenivorans contains these coding sequences:
- the prfA gene encoding peptide chain release factor 1 — protein MKPFLRYTLDRQLLRLHELDALLSASDVVSDLDRFRALTREHAEASVVAEQYNRLTAREADLASAESMLAEAKNDPDMAEMAEEEINAAKTDIAQLDEALQLMLIPKDPDDRRAAFIEIRAGTGGDESALFASDLFRLYTRFAERKRWQVEIISESPSELGGYKEVVLRIDGPTDALGVGVYGKLRFESGGHRVQRVPATETQGRIHTSACTVAVLPEPDETVAIQINPADLRIDTYRASGAGGQHINKTDSAVRITHLPTGIVAECQEGRSQHGNKAQAMKVLTARIHEKERSAQAAKDAAMRKGLIGSGDRSDRIRTYNFPQGRLTDHRINLTLYKLLSIMEGDLDDVITALQVARGAEQLNELETANNGG, from the coding sequence ATGAAACCCTTTCTCCGCTACACCCTGGACCGCCAGCTTCTGCGCCTGCATGAACTGGACGCCCTGCTCTCAGCCAGCGACGTGGTGAGCGACCTGGACCGCTTTCGCGCCCTGACCCGCGAACACGCCGAGGCCAGCGTCGTGGCCGAGCAGTACAACCGACTCACCGCCCGCGAGGCCGACCTGGCCAGCGCCGAAAGCATGCTGGCTGAGGCCAAAAACGATCCGGACATGGCGGAAATGGCCGAGGAGGAAATCAACGCCGCCAAAACCGATATTGCGCAACTCGACGAAGCGCTGCAGCTGATGCTGATTCCGAAAGACCCGGATGACAGGCGGGCGGCCTTCATTGAAATCCGCGCCGGCACGGGCGGCGACGAATCGGCGCTGTTCGCCAGCGACCTGTTTCGCCTCTACACCCGCTTTGCCGAGCGCAAGCGCTGGCAGGTCGAGATCATCAGCGAGTCGCCGAGCGAGCTGGGCGGCTACAAGGAAGTGGTGCTGCGCATCGACGGTCCGACCGACGCACTGGGCGTCGGGGTCTATGGCAAGCTGCGCTTCGAGTCGGGCGGCCACCGCGTGCAGCGCGTGCCGGCGACCGAAACCCAGGGCCGCATCCACACCAGCGCCTGCACCGTGGCCGTGCTGCCGGAGCCCGATGAAACCGTCGCCATCCAGATCAACCCGGCCGATTTGCGCATCGACACCTACCGCGCCAGCGGCGCCGGCGGCCAGCACATCAACAAGACCGACTCGGCCGTGCGCATCACGCACCTTCCGACCGGCATCGTCGCCGAATGCCAGGAAGGCCGCAGCCAGCACGGCAACAAGGCCCAGGCGATGAAGGTGCTGACCGCGCGCATCCATGAAAAGGAACGCTCGGCCCAGGCCGCCAAGGACGCGGCGATGCGCAAGGGCCTGATCGGCAGCGGCGACCGCAGCGACCGCATCCGCACCTACAACTTCCCGCAGGGGCGGCTGACCGACCACCGCATCAACCTGACGCTGTACAAGCTCTTGAGCATCATGGAAGGCGACCTGGACGATGTCATCACGGCGCTGCAGGTGGCGCGCGGCGCCGAGCAATTGAACGAACTGGAAACGGCGAACAACGGCGGCTGA
- a CDS encoding FAD/FMN-binding oxidoreductase: MNAPTTLQELNVFADGAKQPEARIREIPYNYTSFSDREVVIRLLGSRAWDLLNLLRGERHTGRSARMLYEVLGDIWVVQRNPYLQDDLLDNPKRRKLLVEALQHRLGEIEKRRTPHVDSERDAIVGELMQGARAAVGRFSASFEEVAGLRQQTERKLRKLTLKDNIKFDGLSRVSHVTDATDWRVEYPFVVLTPDTETEMAGLVKACIELGLTIVPRGGGTGYTGGAIPLTWKSAVINTEKLEAMTEVEMVSLPGLDKPVATVWTEAGVVTQRVADAAERGGFVFAVDPTSAEASCIGGNIAMNAGGKKAVLWGTALDNLASWRMVTPDAQWLEVTRVGHNLGKIHDAEMASFDLNYFEADGKTPIRTERLDIPGKTFRKEGLGKDVTDKFLSGLPGIQKEGCDGLITSARWIVHRMPAHTRTVCMEFFGNAKDAVPSIVEIKDFMFAEQKRGGAILAGLEHLDDRYLRAVGYATKSKRGGDGKGATGVPKMVLIGDIAGDDADVVARATSEVVRIANSRSGEGFIAISPEARKKFWLDRKKTAAISRHTNAFKINEDVVIPLPRMAEYTDGIEQINIELSLRNKIKLCDELDAFFRKGNLPLGKAEDASEIPSAELMEDRVGQAIALVADVRDLWSGWLQDVATLFPQLQDHTLRASWKTQIRAPLQAIFSGGAFKPILEECSAIHKRVLKGRVWAALHMHAGDGNVHTNLPVNSDDYEMLQAAHGAVARIMVLARSLDGVISGEHGIGITKLEFLTDAELQPFTDYKARVDPEGRFNKGKLLRNQEHLVHAGPALTADLTNAYTPSFGLMGHESLIMQQSDIGAIADSVKDCLRCGKCKPVCATHVPRANLLYSPRNKILATSLLVEAFLYEEQTRRGISLKHWEEFEDVADHCTVCHKCLNPCPVDIDFGEVSMNMRNLLRKMGQKSFRPGNAAAMFFLNATNPQTIKVMRTAMVDVGFKAQRMANDVLRSVTRKQTALPPATVGKAPVKEQIIHFINKKMPGGLPKKTARALLDIEDKDYVPIIRNPKATTAETEAVFYFPGCGSERLFSQVGLATQAMLWHAGVQTVLPPGYLCCGYPQRGSGDFDKAEKMITDNRVLFHRVANTLNYLDIKTVVVSCGTCYDQLQGYQFDKIFPGSRIIDIHEYLLEKGITLPANQPGFLYHEPCHNPMKLGDSMKTVKALVGDNVLKSERCCGESGTLGVTRPDISTQVRFRKEEEIRKGEAQLRASGAVSETGNVKILTSCPSCLQGLTRYGNDLQNGLLEADYIVVEMANQILGKEWLPDYVALANHGGIERVLV, from the coding sequence ATGAACGCACCTACTACCCTCCAAGAATTGAATGTTTTCGCCGACGGCGCAAAACAGCCCGAAGCACGCATCCGCGAGATTCCCTACAACTACACCTCGTTTTCCGACCGGGAAGTGGTGATCCGCCTGCTGGGCAGCCGCGCCTGGGATCTGCTCAACCTGCTGCGCGGCGAACGCCATACCGGCCGCTCGGCCCGCATGCTTTATGAAGTGCTGGGCGACATCTGGGTGGTGCAGCGCAACCCTTATCTGCAGGACGACCTGCTCGACAACCCCAAGCGGCGCAAGCTGCTGGTCGAAGCGCTTCAGCACCGCTTGGGAGAAATTGAAAAGCGCCGCACGCCCCATGTGGACAGCGAGCGCGACGCCATCGTCGGCGAACTGATGCAGGGTGCGAGGGCGGCCGTGGGCCGATTCTCCGCTTCGTTCGAGGAAGTCGCCGGCCTGCGCCAGCAGACCGAGCGCAAGCTGCGCAAACTGACCCTGAAGGACAACATCAAGTTCGACGGCCTGTCGCGCGTCTCGCATGTGACCGACGCGACCGACTGGCGCGTCGAATACCCGTTCGTGGTGCTGACCCCGGATACGGAAACCGAAATGGCCGGGCTGGTCAAGGCCTGCATCGAGCTGGGGCTGACGATTGTCCCGCGCGGCGGCGGCACCGGCTACACCGGCGGCGCGATTCCGCTGACCTGGAAGTCGGCGGTCATCAACACCGAAAAGCTCGAAGCCATGACCGAGGTCGAAATGGTCTCGCTGCCCGGCCTAGACAAGCCGGTCGCCACGGTGTGGACCGAAGCGGGCGTGGTGACGCAGCGCGTTGCCGATGCGGCCGAGCGCGGCGGTTTTGTGTTCGCGGTCGATCCGACCTCGGCCGAAGCGTCGTGCATTGGCGGCAACATCGCCATGAACGCGGGTGGCAAGAAGGCCGTGCTGTGGGGCACGGCGCTGGACAACCTGGCCTCGTGGCGCATGGTCACGCCTGACGCCCAGTGGCTGGAAGTCACCCGCGTCGGCCACAACCTGGGCAAGATCCACGACGCCGAGATGGCGAGCTTTGACCTGAATTACTTTGAAGCCGACGGCAAGACGCCAATCCGCACCGAGCGGCTCGACATTCCGGGCAAGACTTTCCGCAAGGAAGGCCTGGGCAAGGACGTGACCGACAAGTTTTTGAGCGGCCTGCCGGGCATCCAGAAGGAAGGCTGCGACGGCCTGATCACCAGCGCGCGCTGGATCGTGCATCGCATGCCGGCGCACACGCGCACGGTGTGCATGGAGTTTTTCGGCAACGCCAAGGACGCGGTGCCGAGCATCGTCGAGATCAAGGATTTCATGTTCGCCGAGCAAAAGCGCGGCGGTGCGATCCTGGCCGGGCTGGAGCACCTGGACGACCGCTATTTGCGCGCCGTCGGCTATGCAACCAAGTCCAAGCGCGGCGGCGATGGCAAGGGCGCGACGGGCGTGCCGAAAATGGTCTTGATTGGCGACATTGCCGGCGACGATGCCGATGTGGTGGCGCGGGCCACCAGCGAAGTCGTGCGCATCGCCAATTCGCGCAGCGGCGAAGGCTTCATCGCCATCAGCCCCGAGGCGCGCAAGAAATTTTGGCTGGACCGCAAGAAAACGGCGGCCATTTCGCGCCACACCAACGCCTTCAAGATCAATGAAGACGTGGTGATTCCGTTGCCGCGCATGGCCGAATACACCGACGGCATCGAGCAAATCAACATCGAGCTAAGCCTGCGCAACAAGATCAAGCTGTGCGATGAACTGGACGCATTTTTCCGCAAGGGCAATCTGCCTTTGGGCAAGGCCGAGGACGCCAGCGAGATTCCTTCGGCCGAGTTGATGGAAGACCGGGTAGGGCAGGCGATTGCGCTGGTTGCCGACGTGCGCGATCTGTGGTCCGGCTGGCTGCAGGACGTGGCCACGCTGTTCCCGCAACTGCAGGACCACACGCTGCGCGCGAGCTGGAAAACGCAGATCCGCGCTCCGCTGCAGGCCATTTTCAGCGGCGGCGCGTTCAAGCCGATCCTGGAGGAGTGCAGCGCGATTCACAAGCGCGTGCTCAAGGGCCGGGTCTGGGCCGCGCTGCACATGCATGCTGGCGACGGCAACGTCCACACCAATTTGCCGGTCAACAGCGACGACTACGAGATGCTGCAAGCCGCCCACGGGGCCGTGGCGCGCATCATGGTGCTGGCGCGCTCGCTGGACGGCGTGATTTCGGGCGAACACGGCATCGGCATCACCAAGCTCGAATTTTTGACCGACGCGGAATTGCAGCCCTTCACCGACTACAAGGCACGGGTCGATCCCGAAGGGCGCTTCAACAAGGGCAAGCTGCTTCGAAATCAGGAGCACCTTGTGCATGCTGGACCTGCGCTAACGGCTGATTTGACCAATGCCTACACACCCAGCTTCGGGCTGATGGGCCACGAGTCGCTGATCATGCAGCAAAGCGACATCGGCGCGATTGCCGACAGCGTCAAGGACTGCCTGCGCTGCGGCAAATGCAAGCCGGTGTGCGCCACGCATGTGCCGCGCGCCAACCTGCTGTACAGCCCGCGCAATAAGATTTTGGCGACCTCGCTGCTGGTCGAGGCCTTTTTGTACGAGGAACAGACCCGGCGCGGCATCAGCCTGAAGCACTGGGAGGAGTTCGAGGACGTGGCCGACCACTGCACCGTCTGCCACAAGTGCCTGAACCCGTGCCCGGTCGATATCGACTTCGGCGAGGTGTCGATGAACATGCGCAACCTGCTGCGCAAGATGGGCCAGAAGTCGTTCCGTCCCGGCAATGCGGCGGCGATGTTCTTCCTCAACGCCACCAATCCGCAAACCATCAAGGTGATGCGCACGGCCATGGTTGATGTCGGCTTCAAGGCCCAGCGCATGGCCAATGACGTGCTACGCAGCGTGACCAGGAAGCAGACGGCCCTTCCGCCCGCCACCGTGGGCAAGGCGCCGGTCAAGGAACAGATCATCCACTTCATCAACAAGAAGATGCCCGGCGGGCTGCCGAAAAAAACCGCGCGCGCCTTGCTGGACATCGAGGACAAGGACTACGTCCCGATCATCCGCAACCCGAAAGCCACGACGGCGGAAACCGAAGCGGTGTTTTATTTCCCGGGCTGCGGCTCGGAACGGCTGTTCAGCCAGGTCGGACTGGCCACGCAGGCCATGCTCTGGCATGCCGGCGTGCAGACCGTGCTGCCGCCGGGCTACCTGTGCTGCGGCTATCCGCAGCGCGGCAGCGGCGACTTTGACAAGGCCGAGAAGATGATCACCGACAACCGGGTGCTGTTCCACCGGGTTGCCAACACGCTGAACTACCTCGACATCAAGACGGTGGTGGTCAGTTGCGGCACCTGCTACGACCAGCTGCAGGGCTACCAGTTCGACAAGATATTCCCCGGCAGCCGCATCATCGACATCCATGAATACCTGCTCGAAAAAGGCATCACCCTGCCGGCGAACCAGCCCGGCTTTTTGTACCACGAGCCTTGCCACAACCCGATGAAGCTGGGCGACTCGATGAAAACCGTCAAGGCGCTGGTCGGCGACAACGTGCTCAAAAGCGAGCGCTGCTGCGGCGAATCGGGCACGCTGGGCGTGACCCGGCCGGACATCTCGACGCAGGTGCGCTTTCGCAAGGAAGAGGAAATCCGCAAGGGCGAAGCCCAGTTGCGCGCTTCCGGGGCCGTTTCCGAAACGGGCAATGTGAAGATTTTGACCAGTTGCCCAAGCTGCCTGCAGGGCCTGACCCGCTACGGCAACGACCTGCAAAACGGCCTGCTCGAAGCCGATTACATCGTGGTGGAAATGGCCAACCAGATTTTGGGCAAGGAATGGCTGCCTGACTATGTGGCGCTGGCCAACCACGGCGGGATTGAACGGGTACTGGTCTAG
- the ubiE gene encoding bifunctional demethylmenaquinone methyltransferase/2-methoxy-6-polyprenyl-1,4-benzoquinol methylase UbiE: protein MTTTHFGFESVDEQDKARRVRSVFDSVAPKYDVMNDLMSMGLHRAWKAYTVLVANVREGQQVLDIAGGTGDLALAFAPKVGATGRVVHTDINEAMLREGRNRLLDAGVCLPTLVCDAEKLPFADASFDVVTVAFGLRNMTRKDVALREMNRVLKPGGKLLVLEFSKVAKPLEKIYDWYSFKVLPKIGKLVANDDASYQYLAESIRMHPSQEELKTLMRNTGFGHVDYHNMSGGVVALHVGIKC from the coding sequence ATGACTACTACCCATTTTGGTTTTGAATCGGTCGATGAGCAGGACAAGGCGCGCCGCGTGCGCAGCGTGTTCGACTCTGTCGCTCCCAAGTACGACGTGATGAACGACCTGATGTCGATGGGCCTGCACCGGGCCTGGAAGGCCTACACCGTACTGGTCGCCAACGTCAGGGAAGGCCAGCAGGTGCTGGACATCGCGGGCGGCACGGGCGACTTGGCGCTGGCGTTCGCGCCCAAGGTCGGCGCCACCGGCCGCGTGGTGCATACCGACATCAACGAAGCCATGCTCAGGGAAGGGCGCAACCGCCTGCTCGACGCTGGCGTATGCCTGCCGACGCTGGTCTGCGACGCCGAGAAACTGCCTTTTGCCGATGCCAGTTTTGATGTCGTCACGGTGGCTTTCGGCCTGCGCAACATGACCCGCAAGGACGTGGCCTTGCGGGAAATGAACCGCGTGCTCAAGCCTGGCGGCAAGCTGCTGGTGCTGGAATTTTCCAAGGTCGCCAAGCCGCTCGAAAAAATTTATGACTGGTATTCGTTCAAGGTCTTGCCAAAAATCGGCAAGCTGGTGGCCAACGACGATGCCAGCTACCAGTACCTGGCCGAGTCGATCCGCATGCATCCCAGCCAGGAAGAGCTTAAAACCCTTATGCGAAATACTGGCTTTGGTCATGTGGATTACCACAACATGTCGGGCGGGGTGGTGGCATTGCATGTTGGAATCAAGTGTTGA
- the grxD gene encoding Grx4 family monothiol glutaredoxin: MSHTDPTQQRIEQIVKSSDVVLFMKGTAQFPMCGFSGRAIQVLKACGVTKPATVNVLEDEGIRNGIKEYSNWPTIPQLYVKGEFVGGSDIMMEMYQNGELQEMLGTPQA, from the coding sequence ATGAGCCATACCGACCCGACCCAGCAGCGCATTGAGCAGATTGTCAAATCTAGCGATGTCGTTCTTTTCATGAAGGGCACGGCCCAGTTCCCGATGTGCGGTTTTTCCGGACGCGCCATCCAGGTGCTCAAGGCCTGTGGCGTGACCAAGCCCGCAACGGTCAACGTGCTGGAAGACGAAGGCATCCGCAACGGCATCAAGGAATACAGTAACTGGCCGACCATTCCCCAGTTGTATGTGAAAGGCGAGTTTGTGGGCGGCTCCGACATCATGATGGAGATGTACCAGAACGGTGAACTCCAGGAGATGCTGGGCACCCCTCAAGCCTGA
- the hemA gene encoding glutamyl-tRNA reductase: protein MSVWALGLNHHTAPLDLRGRFAFAIDQIEPTLRGLRASLARQPEATLLSTCNRTEIYCAGDTNDLDSTMEWLAHNGGVSPSLLRAHAYTLQDDQAARHAFRVASGLDSMVLGEPQILGQMKDAVRAAEDAGAMGTTLHQLFQRSFAVAKEVRTSTEIGAHSISMAAAAVRLAGQLFEDLGDIKVLFVGAGEMIDLAATHFAAKNPKAMAIANRSLDRGEKLASRFGAEVMRLGDLPGRLHEFDAVISCTASTLPIIGLGAVERALKRRKHRPMFMVDLAVPRDIEPEVKELSDIYLYTVDDLAHVVQTGRDSRQAAVAEAEVIIDAGVQNFMHWLDQRGSVPLIQQLNAQADAWRALEIARAKKLLARGESIEEVLEAMSRGLTQKMLHGAMAELHAGDASSREATARTVSKLFLRGQMPRAATERKER, encoded by the coding sequence ATGTCAGTCTGGGCCCTGGGGCTAAACCATCACACCGCACCGCTGGATTTGCGCGGGCGCTTCGCGTTCGCCATCGACCAGATCGAGCCGACCCTGCGCGGCCTGCGCGCCTCGCTGGCGCGCCAGCCCGAAGCCACGCTGCTGTCCACCTGCAACCGCACCGAGATCTACTGCGCCGGCGACACCAACGACCTGGACAGCACCATGGAGTGGCTGGCGCACAACGGCGGCGTCTCGCCTTCCCTGCTGCGCGCCCATGCCTACACGCTGCAGGACGACCAGGCCGCGCGCCACGCCTTCCGGGTTGCCAGCGGGCTGGACTCGATGGTGCTGGGCGAGCCGCAAATCCTCGGCCAGATGAAGGACGCCGTGCGCGCCGCCGAAGACGCCGGTGCCATGGGCACCACGCTGCACCAGTTGTTCCAGCGCTCTTTTGCCGTCGCCAAGGAAGTGCGCACCAGCACCGAGATCGGCGCCCACAGCATCAGCATGGCGGCAGCCGCCGTGCGGCTGGCCGGCCAGCTGTTCGAAGACCTGGGCGACATCAAGGTGCTGTTTGTCGGCGCCGGGGAAATGATCGACCTGGCGGCCACCCACTTCGCCGCCAAAAACCCCAAGGCCATGGCGATTGCCAACCGCTCGCTGGACCGTGGCGAAAAGCTCGCCAGCCGCTTCGGCGCCGAGGTCATGCGCCTGGGCGACCTGCCCGGCCGCCTGCATGAATTCGATGCGGTCATCAGCTGCACCGCCAGCACCCTGCCCATCATCGGCCTGGGCGCGGTCGAGCGCGCCCTGAAACGGCGCAAGCACCGGCCGATGTTCATGGTCGATCTGGCCGTTCCGCGCGACATCGAGCCCGAAGTCAAGGAACTGTCCGATATTTACCTCTACACCGTCGATGACCTGGCGCATGTGGTGCAGACCGGCCGGGACAGCCGGCAGGCGGCGGTGGCCGAGGCCGAGGTCATCATCGACGCAGGCGTGCAGAACTTCATGCACTGGCTGGACCAGCGCGGCAGCGTGCCGCTGATCCAGCAGCTCAATGCGCAGGCCGATGCCTGGCGCGCTCTAGAGATCGCGCGCGCCAAAAAGCTGCTGGCCAGGGGCGAGTCGATTGAAGAGGTGCTCGAAGCCATGAGCCGTGGCCTGACGCAAAAAATGCTGCACGGCGCGATGGCCGAGCTGCATGCGGGCGATGCCAGCAGCCGCGAAGCCACGGCGCGCACCGTGTCCAAGCTGTTTCTGCGCGGCCAGATGCCCAGGGCGGCGACAGAACGCAAAGAGCGTTAG
- the prmC gene encoding peptide chain release factor N(5)-glutamine methyltransferase codes for MNPITCAQALAAAQHTGLDRLDAQLLLLHALGKPASARSWLVAHDTDELAQELAEAFRALSLRRASGEPLAYIVGSKEFFGLALQVDARVLVPRPDTETLVEWSLAVLETSGLMPVLKVLDLGTGSGAIALAIAHSLKAAGREAQVTAVDASADALDVARENARRLGLTVAFIESSWLQGVNGRFHLIASNPPYIASADPHLAALTHEPPQALTAGADGLDDIRDIIQQAPDHLLPGGWLLLEHGYDQAVRVRELLARQGFLQVQSRLDLAGIERCSGGQWPPEQTIPVGHGTSDRK; via the coding sequence GTGAATCCCATCACTTGCGCACAAGCCCTGGCGGCAGCCCAGCATACCGGCCTGGACCGGCTGGATGCCCAACTGCTGCTGCTGCACGCGCTGGGCAAACCCGCCAGCGCCCGGTCCTGGCTGGTGGCGCACGATACCGACGAGCTGGCGCAGGAGCTTGCCGAGGCGTTCCGCGCCCTGAGCCTGCGCCGGGCCAGCGGTGAGCCGCTGGCGTACATCGTCGGCAGCAAGGAGTTTTTCGGCCTGGCGCTGCAGGTGGATGCGCGCGTGCTGGTGCCCCGGCCCGATACCGAAACCCTGGTGGAATGGTCGCTGGCCGTGCTGGAAACGTCGGGCTTGATGCCGGTTTTGAAGGTTCTCGACCTCGGCACCGGCAGCGGCGCGATTGCCCTGGCCATTGCGCACAGCCTGAAGGCGGCGGGCCGCGAGGCGCAGGTCACGGCGGTCGATGCGAGCGCTGATGCGCTGGATGTCGCCCGTGAAAACGCCCGGCGGCTGGGCCTGACCGTGGCGTTCATTGAAAGCTCCTGGCTGCAAGGGGTGAATGGACGCTTTCACCTGATCGCCAGCAATCCGCCCTATATTGCCAGCGCCGACCCGCATCTGGCCGCGCTGACGCACGAACCGCCGCAGGCGCTGACCGCCGGCGCGGACGGGCTGGACGACATCCGGGACATCATTCAACAGGCGCCAGATCACCTGCTGCCCGGCGGCTGGCTGCTGCTGGAGCATGGCTACGACCAGGCTGTCCGGGTGCGCGAATTGCTGGCGCGGCAAGGATTCCTGCAAGTGCAGAGCCGACTGGATCTGGCTGGCATCGAGCGCTGCTCGGGCGGGCAATGGCCGCCCGAGCAGACAATTCCTGTCGGGCACGGGACATCTGACAGAAAGTGA
- the zapD gene encoding cell division protein ZapD → MILYEHPFNERIRTYLRLEHLFFRLAELVKRESAIDHHHALTTIFEIMDVGARADLKTDVLKDIEKQKHQLNGYRGNPVISEQVLDDITAQLDGCFASLNELPGKVGQSLTENDWLMSIRSRVGIPGGTCEFDLPAYHAWQHLGVNIRQNDLQRWVSPLVPLAESLRLLLRMVRDSGAPQKVIAPAGQYQQMLPQGRTFQLLRLRLDSRLPVIPEISCNRLMVSVRFMSQESDGRLHTSTGDTVFDLTLCN, encoded by the coding sequence GTGATTCTTTACGAGCATCCCTTTAACGAGCGCATACGTACCTATCTGCGACTCGAGCACCTGTTTTTTCGCCTGGCCGAACTGGTGAAACGGGAAAGCGCCATCGACCATCACCATGCGCTGACCACCATTTTTGAAATCATGGATGTCGGCGCGCGGGCAGATCTGAAAACCGATGTGCTCAAGGATATTGAAAAGCAAAAGCATCAGCTCAATGGCTATCGCGGCAATCCGGTCATTTCCGAGCAGGTGCTCGACGACATCACCGCGCAGCTCGACGGTTGTTTTGCCAGCCTCAATGAACTGCCGGGCAAGGTCGGGCAGTCCTTGACGGAAAACGACTGGCTGATGAGCATTCGCAGCCGCGTCGGCATTCCTGGTGGCACCTGTGAATTTGATTTGCCGGCCTACCATGCCTGGCAGCATCTGGGGGTTAACATTCGCCAGAACGACCTGCAGCGCTGGGTGTCGCCGCTGGTGCCGCTGGCCGAGTCCCTGCGCCTGCTGCTCAGGATGGTGCGTGACTCGGGTGCGCCGCAAAAAGTGATTGCGCCGGCCGGGCAATACCAGCAAATGCTGCCACAGGGGCGAACTTTCCAGTTGTTGCGGCTGCGACTGGATTCTCGCCTGCCGGTGATTCCCGAAATCAGCTGCAACCGGCTGATGGTGTCAGTGCGCTTCATGTCCCAGGAAAGCGATGGCCGCCTGCATACCAGCACTGGCGACACGGTGTTCGATTTGACCCTGTGCAACTGA
- a CDS encoding DNA gyrase inhibitor YacG, whose protein sequence is MKKDPLTVKQVACPGCGGPSVYAPSNPFRPFCSERCKNIDLGAWASEDFRLPADTPPDDQPYGDPKLH, encoded by the coding sequence ATGAAAAAAGACCCATTGACTGTCAAGCAGGTGGCGTGCCCCGGTTGCGGTGGCCCCAGCGTTTATGCGCCCAGCAATCCATTTCGTCCCTTTTGCAGCGAGCGTTGCAAGAACATTGATCTGGGCGCCTGGGCCAGCGAAGACTTTCGTCTGCCTGCCGATACACCGCCCGATGACCAGCCCTATGGCGACCCGAAACTGCACTGA
- a CDS encoding DUF971 domain-containing protein translates to MAGLQAGSPTPTALTVHSQSRILEIAFSDGAQFKIPFELMRIYSPSAEVQGHGPGQEILQTGKREVNVVELEPIGNYAVKPVFSDGHESGLFTWDYLYHLGAEQSRLWDDYNRRLQAAGVERDAPMVVAGGHGCSTH, encoded by the coding sequence ATGGCAGGTCTTCAAGCCGGGTCGCCGACCCCCACGGCGCTGACGGTGCATAGCCAGTCGCGCATTCTCGAAATTGCCTTTTCAGACGGCGCGCAATTCAAAATCCCGTTTGAATTGATGCGTATCTATTCGCCCTCGGCAGAAGTGCAGGGCCACGGACCGGGGCAGGAAATATTGCAGACCGGCAAGCGTGAGGTCAATGTGGTGGAACTGGAGCCGATTGGCAACTACGCGGTCAAGCCGGTGTTTTCCGACGGCCACGAGAGCGGGCTCTTCACCTGGGACTATCTGTACCATCTGGGCGCCGAGCAAAGCCGGCTCTGGGACGATTACAACCGCCGGCTGCAAGCGGCTGGTGTGGAGCGCGATGCGCCCATGGTGGTCGCTGGCGGACATGGCTGCAGCACTCACTGA
- a CDS encoding HIT family protein, with the protein MNEHACPLCEADGGLLVFRNHDLRIIQADEAGFPAFYRVVWNRHVAEFSDLSATERQICMHAVVKVEQVLRSELQPAKINLAALGNMVPHLHWHVIARFDWDSHFPAPVWSVPQRPVDEAQVAAVASQCLEINRLIAEKMAL; encoded by the coding sequence ATGAATGAACACGCTTGCCCGCTGTGCGAAGCCGACGGTGGTTTGCTGGTGTTTCGCAATCACGACTTGCGCATCATCCAGGCGGATGAAGCCGGTTTTCCGGCGTTTTACCGTGTGGTCTGGAACCGGCATGTGGCCGAGTTTTCCGACCTTTCGGCGACTGAGCGACAGATTTGCATGCATGCCGTTGTGAAGGTCGAGCAGGTGCTGCGCAGCGAACTGCAGCCCGCCAAGATCAACCTGGCCGCCCTGGGCAACATGGTGCCACATCTGCACTGGCATGTGATTGCCCGTTTCGACTGGGACAGCCACTTTCCGGCGCCGGTCTGGAGTGTGCCGCAGCGCCCGGTTGATGAGGCGCAGGTGGCTGCTGTCGCATCGCAGTGTCTTGAAATCAACCGGCTGATTGCCGAAAAAATGGCGCTTTGA